In Magnetococcales bacterium, a genomic segment contains:
- a CDS encoding response regulator codes for MNTLIVDDITENRALLADILKPFSHCDVATNGQEAVEIFEAELVDGNPYDLVLLDIMMPIMDGQEALKQMRALEENYQVHDENRAAIIMVTAVDAMSEISEAFDTGGCTDYLNKPITRGKLLVKLAELDLIPKEWWKHS; via the coding sequence ATGAACACCCTGATCGTAGACGACATCACGGAAAACCGCGCCCTGCTGGCCGATATTCTCAAGCCCTTTTCCCATTGCGATGTGGCCACCAATGGCCAGGAGGCTGTGGAGATTTTCGAAGCGGAACTGGTGGATGGCAACCCTTACGACCTGGTCTTGTTGGACATCATGATGCCGATCATGGACGGCCAGGAGGCATTGAAACAAATGCGCGCCCTGGAAGAAAACTATCAAGTACACGACGAAAACCGGGCCGCGATCATCATGGTGACTGCCGTGGATGCCATGTCGGAAATCTCCGAAGCCTTCGATACCGGGGGATGTACCGACTATCTCAACAAACCCATCACCCGGGGCAAACTGCTGGTGAAACTGGCCGAACTCGACCTCATCCCCAAAGAGTGGTGGAAACACTCCTGA
- a CDS encoding electron transport complex subunit E → MSGEIKEIIVNGFWKNNGVFVQMLGMCPTLGVTTSAENGLGMGLATASVLVGSNMVVSMVRKVIPNDVRIPAFIIIIAAFVTIIDLAMNAFVHDLHKVLGLFIPLIVVNCIILGRAEAFASKNTVIGSILDGVFTGLGFTFALTLLGSIREILGSGQIMGHVVFGPDFQPALGFILPPGAFIALGFILMTYKWINQRSSSES, encoded by the coding sequence ATGAGCGGAGAAATCAAGGAAATCATTGTCAACGGGTTTTGGAAGAACAATGGCGTCTTTGTCCAGATGCTGGGCATGTGTCCCACCCTGGGGGTGACCACCTCGGCGGAAAATGGACTGGGCATGGGATTGGCCACCGCGTCCGTGCTGGTGGGATCCAACATGGTGGTCTCCATGGTGCGCAAGGTGATCCCCAACGATGTACGCATTCCGGCTTTCATCATCATCATCGCCGCCTTCGTCACCATCATCGATCTGGCCATGAACGCCTTCGTGCATGATCTGCATAAGGTGCTGGGTCTGTTCATTCCCCTGATCGTGGTGAACTGCATCATTCTGGGTCGGGCCGAAGCCTTCGCCTCGAAAAATACCGTGATCGGCTCCATTCTCGATGGCGTGTTCACCGGTCTGGGCTTCACCTTCGCCCTGACCCTGCTGGGCAGCATCCGGGAAATTCTCGGTTCCGGACAAATCATGGGTCACGTGGTGTTCGGACCCGATTTTCAACCCGCCTTGGGATTCATCCTGCCCCCGGGGGCGTTTATCGCTTTGGGTTTCATTCTCATGACTTACAAATGGATCAATCAAAGATCATCTTCCGAGAGTTGA
- the rsxG gene encoding electron transport complex subunit RsxG has protein sequence MPHFLKMGVILMAVGLIATAILAGVEGVTREPIAQTQRQELLNALAKVMPKGFDNAPEKDSVQLTDKRINRQEKPVSFYRARKGKDPLAVAFMVSAPDGYSGTIDILMGVDAQGAVTGVQIVSHAETPGLGDKIVKTDWPKAFLGKSLKNAKWGVKKDGGEFDQFAGATITPRAVVGAIKRGLEYYAENQDKIFKTPSAESAP, from the coding sequence ATGCCGCATTTTCTCAAAATGGGTGTGATTCTCATGGCCGTGGGCCTGATCGCCACCGCCATCCTGGCCGGAGTGGAAGGCGTCACCCGTGAACCCATCGCCCAAACCCAACGTCAGGAACTCCTGAACGCCTTGGCCAAGGTCATGCCCAAGGGATTCGACAACGCCCCGGAAAAAGACTCGGTGCAACTGACCGATAAACGCATCAACCGTCAGGAAAAACCGGTTTCCTTCTACCGGGCCCGCAAAGGAAAGGATCCCCTGGCCGTGGCCTTCATGGTCTCGGCCCCGGATGGCTATTCGGGCACGATCGACATTCTGATGGGCGTGGATGCCCAAGGCGCAGTGACCGGTGTTCAAATCGTCTCCCACGCCGAAACTCCGGGACTGGGTGACAAGATCGTCAAAACCGACTGGCCCAAAGCCTTTCTCGGCAAAAGTCTGAAAAACGCCAAATGGGGCGTCAAGAAGGATGGGGGCGAGTTCGACCAGTTTGCCGGAGCCACCATCACCCCCCGGGCCGTGGTCGGCGCGATCAAACGCGGCCTGGAATACTACGCGGAAAACCAGGACAAGATCTTTAAAACCCCGAGTGCGGAGTCTGCCCCATGA
- a CDS encoding RnfABCDGE type electron transport complex subunit D, whose translation MSPTPLLTPSSPHVHGGSSIPALMKAVIWALLPAAAMGVMVFGWSALFVMLITVAACMVTERLANAIRRRPSTLNDQSAALTGLLLAMTLPPNSPWWMCVVGGFFAMLISKHLYGGLGYNMFNPALIARVFLLVSFPVQMTTWPAPAPLLSEHALSLSEGLAMIISSPFNTPELLDAIATATPLGQYRTEVSMGHTVREALGGNYGFDLFAAVGGMIKGSLGETSALLLTLGGIYLLRKKVITWHIPISMLLGTVVPAIIFWYTNPAKYPDPFFHLVTGGLILGAFFMATDMVTSPVTPKGQLLFGFGCGLLTYLIRTWGGYPEGVSFAIVIMNATVPLIDQYSRPVIYGKAKKHA comes from the coding sequence ATGAGCCCCACTCCCCTGTTGACCCCCTCTTCGCCCCATGTGCATGGGGGCAGTTCGATTCCGGCCCTGATGAAAGCGGTGATCTGGGCCTTGCTGCCCGCCGCCGCCATGGGGGTGATGGTCTTTGGCTGGTCGGCACTGTTCGTGATGCTGATCACGGTAGCGGCCTGCATGGTCACGGAACGCCTCGCCAACGCCATCCGGCGCCGCCCCTCCACCTTGAATGACCAGTCCGCCGCCCTCACGGGTCTGTTGCTGGCCATGACCCTGCCTCCCAACTCCCCCTGGTGGATGTGTGTGGTGGGGGGATTCTTCGCCATGCTGATCAGCAAACATCTGTATGGCGGCCTGGGTTACAACATGTTCAATCCGGCCCTCATCGCCCGGGTGTTTCTGCTCGTCTCCTTTCCGGTGCAGATGACCACTTGGCCGGCCCCGGCCCCTCTGCTGAGCGAACACGCCCTTTCCCTTTCCGAAGGGTTGGCGATGATCATCTCCTCCCCCTTCAATACCCCGGAACTCCTGGACGCCATCGCCACGGCCACGCCTCTGGGCCAGTACCGCACCGAAGTCAGCATGGGCCACACGGTCCGGGAGGCTCTCGGTGGCAACTACGGATTTGATCTGTTCGCCGCCGTCGGCGGCATGATCAAAGGCTCCCTGGGAGAAACCTCGGCCTTGCTGCTGACCCTGGGTGGCATCTATCTGCTGCGCAAGAAAGTCATCACTTGGCACATTCCCATCTCCATGCTGCTGGGAACGGTGGTGCCCGCCATCATCTTCTGGTACACCAATCCCGCCAAATATCCGGATCCATTTTTCCATCTGGTCACCGGTGGTCTGATCCTGGGGGCCTTCTTCATGGCCACGGACATGGTCACCTCGCCGGTCACACCCAAAGGACAGCTTCTTTTCGGCTTCGGCTGTGGTCTGCTCACCTACCTGATCCGCACCTGGGGAGGGTATCCCGAAGGGGTCTCGTTTGCCATCGTGATCATGAACGCGACCGTGCCGCTCATCGACCAGTATTCGCGCCCCGTGATCTACGGCAAAGCGAAAAAGCACGCATAG
- the rsxC gene encoding electron transport complex subunit RsxC — protein MGIVATILRKFHGGVHPKEYKELSRHCAIEELSTPPKQLYVPLHQHMGAPCDPCVEPGERVYKGQVIGIPSGFVSAPIHAPTSGTIQAIVEHVVAHPSGLTMPCAVLIPDGNDQWHPDLKGLDNPYTADPQAIRNKVREAGVVGLGGATFPSFIKLSPPDGKVAELLIINGVECEPYLTCDARVMEERSREIVEGIRIMLQALQTSRCIIAIENNKPGAIQSMSRAVEETPHIKVVALPVMYPQGAEKQLIEVVINRQVPSGGLPIDVGVIVHNVATATAVREAVLFGHPLIRRVVTVTGLGIPRPANLEVPIGTPVQALIDHCGGLKPGVKKVVMGGPMMGVALNDLQAPVVKGTSGLLVMLAKETFVEPEQPCIRCGSCLDVCPVELTPCEIAWRARHDLIDQLPEVHIMDCIECGSCAFACPAHIPLVHYFRYGKLALAAKKHDREKAELNRQRTKEKQLRADAEKAEKERKKEEMRLASEARKKAAAAAPKPAEPTPAPAQPPASTDKPATEESAP, from the coding sequence ATGGGAATCGTGGCAACCATTTTACGGAAATTCCACGGCGGCGTACACCCGAAAGAGTACAAGGAACTCTCCCGGCACTGCGCCATCGAAGAGCTTTCCACGCCGCCGAAACAGCTTTATGTTCCGCTGCACCAGCACATGGGCGCCCCCTGCGACCCGTGTGTCGAACCGGGAGAACGGGTCTACAAGGGACAGGTCATCGGCATTCCCAGCGGGTTTGTCTCGGCACCGATACACGCTCCCACTTCCGGGACCATCCAGGCCATCGTCGAACATGTGGTGGCTCATCCTTCGGGATTGACCATGCCCTGCGCCGTCTTGATTCCGGATGGCAACGATCAGTGGCATCCGGATCTCAAAGGGTTGGACAACCCCTACACCGCCGATCCCCAGGCCATCCGCAACAAAGTCCGCGAAGCCGGTGTGGTGGGCTTGGGCGGAGCCACGTTTCCGAGTTTCATCAAGCTCTCCCCCCCGGATGGCAAGGTGGCCGAACTGCTGATCATCAACGGCGTGGAGTGCGAACCCTATCTCACCTGCGACGCCCGCGTGATGGAAGAGCGTTCCCGTGAGATTGTCGAAGGCATTCGCATCATGCTGCAGGCGTTGCAAACCAGCCGCTGCATCATCGCCATCGAAAACAACAAACCCGGCGCCATTCAATCCATGAGCCGTGCGGTGGAGGAGACCCCCCATATCAAAGTGGTCGCCCTGCCGGTGATGTATCCCCAGGGCGCGGAAAAACAACTCATCGAGGTGGTGATCAACCGTCAGGTTCCCTCCGGAGGACTGCCCATCGACGTGGGGGTGATCGTCCACAACGTGGCCACCGCCACGGCGGTACGGGAGGCGGTGCTGTTCGGACATCCCCTGATTCGTCGGGTGGTCACGGTCACCGGCCTGGGCATTCCCCGACCCGCCAACCTGGAAGTACCCATCGGCACTCCGGTTCAGGCTCTGATCGATCATTGCGGCGGTCTGAAACCCGGCGTGAAAAAGGTGGTCATGGGGGGGCCGATGATGGGTGTGGCCCTGAACGATCTTCAGGCGCCGGTGGTCAAAGGCACCTCGGGTCTGCTGGTCATGCTGGCCAAAGAGACCTTTGTGGAACCGGAACAGCCCTGCATCCGCTGCGGCAGTTGTCTGGATGTCTGCCCGGTTGAACTGACCCCCTGCGAAATAGCTTGGCGCGCCCGACACGATCTCATCGACCAGTTGCCGGAAGTCCATATCATGGACTGCATCGAGTGTGGCAGTTGCGCGTTCGCCTGTCCGGCCCACATTCCCCTGGTCCACTATTTCCGTTACGGCAAACTGGCCCTGGCCGCCAAAAAGCACGACCGGGAAAAGGCGGAACTCAACCGCCAGCGCACCAAGGAGAAACAGTTGCGCGCCGATGCGGAAAAAGCAGAAAAAGAACGCAAGAAAGAGGAGATGCGCCTCGCTTCCGAGGCCCGCAAAAAGGCCGCAGCCGCAGCCCCCAAACCGGCTGAACCCACTCCCGCCCCCGCGCAACCACCGGCTTCGACCGACAAACCCGCCACCGAGGAGAGCGCGCCATGA
- the rsxB gene encoding electron transport complex subunit RsxB, producing MIEAILSMGGMALVAGLGLGYAAIKFHVEGNPVVESLEAALPSTNCGNCGFPGCHAYAEALAGEEKIAISLCSPGGVEAMEAIAGILGIEPVVMEVDQGPRVAVIHEDKCIGCTACIKACPVDAIVGANKQSHTVIADMCTDCEACVEPCPVDCIEMVPLPNSIYSWKWEKPTGPHVTLH from the coding sequence ATGATCGAAGCGATATTGAGCATGGGTGGCATGGCCCTGGTGGCGGGACTGGGACTGGGCTATGCGGCCATCAAGTTTCATGTGGAGGGAAATCCGGTCGTGGAAAGCCTGGAGGCGGCACTGCCCTCCACCAATTGCGGCAACTGCGGATTTCCCGGCTGCCATGCCTACGCCGAAGCCCTGGCCGGTGAGGAAAAAATCGCCATCAGCCTCTGTTCTCCGGGGGGCGTGGAAGCCATGGAGGCCATCGCAGGCATTCTGGGCATCGAACCGGTGGTTATGGAAGTGGATCAAGGCCCCCGGGTCGCGGTGATCCACGAAGACAAATGCATCGGCTGCACCGCCTGCATCAAGGCCTGTCCGGTGGATGCCATCGTCGGCGCCAACAAACAATCCCACACCGTGATCGCCGACATGTGTACCGACTGCGAAGCCTGCGTCGAACCCTGCCCGGTGGACTGCATCGAAATGGTCCCGCTCCCGAATTCGATCTATTCCTGGAAATGGGAGAAGCCGACCGGTCCCCATGTCACGCTCCACTAA
- the rsxA gene encoding electron transport complex subunit RsxA, with the protein MTDYIMILVSTILVNNFVLTKFLGICPFLGVSKKVETSVGMAYAVVFVITVSSIITWLTQRYILDPLGLDYLRTLAFILIIAALVQLTEMIVHKTSPALYDSLGIFLPLISTNCVVLGVTIINIQKELNFLQATFNGFGAATGFGLILVLFAGMRERINLSDVPALFKGAPIALVNAGLLSLAFMGFAGMVK; encoded by the coding sequence ATGACTGATTACATTATGATTCTGGTCAGCACAATTCTCGTCAACAATTTTGTCCTAACCAAATTCCTCGGTATCTGTCCGTTTCTCGGAGTCTCCAAAAAAGTGGAAACCTCCGTGGGCATGGCCTACGCCGTGGTCTTTGTCATCACTGTCTCTTCCATCATCACCTGGCTGACCCAACGCTACATTCTGGACCCCCTCGGATTGGATTATTTACGCACACTGGCCTTTATTTTGATCATCGCCGCTTTGGTCCAGTTGACCGAAATGATCGTCCACAAAACCAGTCCGGCCCTCTACGACTCGTTGGGAATCTTTCTGCCCCTCATCAGCACCAACTGCGTGGTGCTGGGGGTGACGATCATCAACATTCAAAAGGAACTCAACTTTCTCCAGGCGACCTTCAACGGTTTCGGCGCGGCCACCGGATTCGGTCTCATTCTGGTGCTGTTTGCCGGCATGCGGGAACGGATCAATCTGTCCGACGTTCCGGCGCTGTTCAAAGGCGCGCCCATTGCCCTGGTAAATGCCGGTCTGCTGTCGCTGGCCTTCATGGGCTTCGCGGGCATGGTCAAGTAG
- the apbC gene encoding iron-sulfur cluster carrier protein ApbC, with amino-acid sequence MSHIHAEQVLEALKKVMDPDLKRNIVSLGFIKDLVIDGGRVAFKVELTTPACPVKALLQKQAHDVVAALPGVEQVLVEMTAQVRASVKKDNTDLIPGVRNVIAVASGKGGVGKSTTAVNLALALAESGASVGILDADIYGPSLPRMLNVNEKPEPGEGRKMVPIRAHGLAAMSMGFFMDESQPVVWRGPMVGMAVEQMLRDVDWGVLDYLVVDLPPGTGDAQLTLAQKVPITGVVIVSTPQAVALADVRRGVNMFLKVDVPVIGVIENMSYYLCPQCGHRADIFDHGGARIEAEAMGTVFLGDIPLDIAIREDMDAGKPILVARPDSPQAQRYREIASLIAARVATMGFQESRFPNIVVE; translated from the coding sequence ATGTCCCACATCCACGCGGAACAGGTACTGGAAGCATTAAAAAAAGTCATGGATCCGGATTTGAAACGTAACATCGTCAGTCTGGGATTCATCAAGGATCTGGTGATCGATGGGGGTCGGGTGGCGTTCAAGGTGGAATTGACCACTCCTGCCTGTCCGGTCAAGGCGCTGCTGCAAAAACAGGCACATGATGTGGTGGCCGCGTTGCCGGGAGTGGAACAGGTGTTGGTGGAGATGACCGCCCAGGTGCGTGCCTCGGTGAAAAAGGATAACACGGACCTGATTCCCGGTGTGCGCAACGTGATCGCCGTGGCTTCCGGCAAGGGTGGCGTGGGCAAATCCACCACGGCGGTCAATCTGGCCCTGGCCTTGGCGGAAAGTGGGGCCTCGGTGGGCATTCTGGATGCGGATATCTATGGCCCCAGCCTGCCCCGCATGCTCAACGTCAACGAAAAGCCTGAACCCGGCGAGGGGCGCAAGATGGTTCCGATCAGGGCGCATGGTCTGGCTGCCATGTCCATGGGATTTTTCATGGACGAGTCCCAACCCGTGGTGTGGCGTGGACCTATGGTGGGCATGGCGGTGGAACAGATGTTGCGCGATGTGGATTGGGGAGTGTTAGATTATCTGGTGGTGGATCTGCCTCCGGGCACCGGTGACGCCCAGTTGACCCTGGCCCAGAAAGTGCCCATCACCGGCGTGGTGATCGTCTCCACCCCCCAGGCGGTGGCCCTGGCGGATGTGCGCCGCGGAGTGAACATGTTTTTGAAGGTGGATGTGCCGGTCATCGGGGTGATCGAGAACATGTCGTATTATCTGTGTCCCCAGTGCGGCCATCGGGCCGATATTTTTGATCACGGCGGAGCCCGCATCGAGGCTGAAGCCATGGGGACCGTTTTTCTGGGGGATATCCCGCTGGATATCGCCATCCGCGAAGACATGGACGCCGGCAAGCCGATTCTCGTGGCCCGTCCGGACAGTCCCCAGGCGCAACGCTATCGGGAAATCGCTTCCCTCATCGCGGCCCGGGTGGCCACCATGGGTTTCCAGGAGAGCCGTTTTCCCAATATCGTGGTGGAGTGA
- a CDS encoding metal-binding protein codes for MKFSHRFFENVDCEYYPCHVVPPGHHLNCLFCFCPLYSYRDCPGTPIWLESGIKDCSGCTTTALEDAHDVVMDFLMDPQRVRQS; via the coding sequence ATGAAATTCAGTCACCGTTTTTTTGAAAATGTCGATTGCGAGTATTATCCCTGCCATGTGGTGCCGCCGGGCCATCATCTGAATTGCCTGTTTTGCTTTTGCCCGCTTTATTCTTACCGGGATTGTCCCGGCACCCCCATTTGGCTTGAATCCGGCATCAAGGATTGCTCCGGATGTACCACCACCGCGTTGGAGGATGCCCACGACGTGGTCATGGATTTTTTGATGGATCCGCAACGCGTCCGTCAATCGTGA
- a CDS encoding EAL domain-containing protein, which translates to MNVTSHPCSRCETLPGHLSSHGNLYLWPPLGHSMAKVTGFLTRAGYRFEQVVAQGYLAIEIPEQGFDGCCTGIHEAIGSKEGQDTLALYLDGNRVPDLNDIRKVISLDVLIARQKEEWLIDVLREKRLTNHFQPIFHANDTREPFAHECLLRGLTQEGEIIPPGKLFHAATTTDLLFQLDRAARAMAVKNAASCGIDSKIFINFTPTSIYDPQYCLQSTVKIIKESGLMRDRIVFEVIETEKLDDPAHLATILKFYRHAGFQVALDDLGSGYSSLNLLPVLKPDYIKIDRELISGIHKDRFKIVIVEKLVDICKDLGILVVAEGIEIQEELTVLQQLGVDFVQGFLLARPSAKGWIS; encoded by the coding sequence ATGAATGTCACAAGCCATCCCTGTTCCCGTTGCGAAACCTTGCCGGGACATTTGAGCAGTCATGGGAATCTTTATCTGTGGCCACCCCTGGGACACAGTATGGCCAAGGTCACCGGGTTTCTGACCCGGGCCGGATACCGGTTTGAACAGGTGGTCGCACAAGGGTATCTGGCCATTGAGATTCCCGAGCAGGGATTCGATGGCTGTTGTACCGGCATTCATGAGGCGATTGGCAGCAAGGAAGGGCAAGATACCCTGGCGTTGTATCTGGATGGAAACCGGGTGCCGGATCTGAACGACATTCGCAAGGTGATCAGCCTGGATGTGTTGATTGCCAGACAAAAGGAAGAGTGGTTGATCGATGTGTTGAGGGAAAAAAGATTGACCAACCATTTTCAGCCTATTTTTCATGCCAACGATACACGCGAACCTTTTGCCCATGAGTGCCTGTTGCGCGGTTTGACCCAAGAGGGGGAAATTATTCCCCCTGGAAAATTGTTTCATGCGGCCACGACCACAGATTTATTGTTTCAGTTGGATCGGGCTGCCCGGGCCATGGCGGTGAAGAATGCGGCCTCCTGTGGCATCGACAGCAAGATCTTTATCAATTTTACCCCAACCTCCATCTATGATCCTCAATATTGTCTGCAATCCACGGTCAAGATCATCAAAGAAAGTGGTCTCATGCGCGACCGGATCGTGTTCGAGGTGATCGAAACCGAAAAACTGGATGATCCGGCACATTTGGCGACTATTTTGAAATTTTACCGGCATGCGGGATTCCAGGTGGCTTTGGATGATCTGGGTTCCGGTTATTCCTCTCTCAACCTGTTGCCCGTTTTGAAACCGGATTATATCAAGATTGATCGCGAGTTGATTTCCGGCATACACAAAGACCGGTTCAAGATCGTGATCGTGGAGAAACTGGTGGACATCTGCAAGGATCTGGGCATTCTGGTGGTGGCGGAAGGGATCGAGATCCAGGAGGAGTTGACGGTCTTGCAGCAATTGGGTGTGGATTTCGTTCAGGGTTTCTTGTTGGCGAGACCGTCTGCCAAAGGCTGGATCTCATAA
- a CDS encoding NAD(P)/FAD-dependent oxidoreductase, protein MHNSFDAIVIGSGLGGLVAGALAAKSGARVVVLERHDQVGGAATNFTRGKLRIDAGLHQMDGFEADDPNRALFEHLGLFDHITLVPLPELYAVHHPAFGRFVMPSLADQHRGQVEAHFPSHSRAIHHWFDEILGKSAPQEPSSDPHRWSMAHYERSSISPWLEALFGEQEGIKLALCANLPYYGDDPDRLSLKFFATAQGSFYRGNYYIKGGSGQLSQALARIIRTHGGEVRCGQVVNRILIKKGRVTGVTCASRNGTSACEVSAPMVFANAAPMVTAEMLPPQERRLFRANYAGLEPATSLWCIYLGVKTQPQNYGLIHHSTFLFPDWMHTLGHYREAAGLLAESPQNIIPPYVVANYAAIDSGLATNGMNLIVLTGLDRLANWDILDKRAYAQKKKAWMKALIQDFSSRFPGIESKIVVSEMATARTMARYLNTPGGSVYGFAQTPMQAGRHRPGAKTPVPGLWLASAFSRPGGGFTGTMLAGHMAFSMAFRATNASGT, encoded by the coding sequence ATGCACAACAGCTTTGATGCCATCGTCATCGGAAGTGGTCTCGGTGGACTGGTCGCCGGGGCCCTGGCGGCAAAGTCCGGGGCCAGGGTTGTGGTTCTGGAAAGACACGATCAGGTGGGTGGAGCCGCCACCAACTTCACCCGTGGCAAACTGCGCATCGATGCCGGGTTGCATCAAATGGACGGCTTTGAAGCCGACGATCCCAACCGTGCATTATTTGAACATCTCGGCCTTTTCGACCATATCACCCTGGTGCCACTGCCGGAATTATACGCCGTCCACCACCCCGCCTTTGGCCGCTTTGTCATGCCCAGTCTGGCCGATCAGCACCGCGGTCAGGTGGAAGCCCATTTCCCCTCCCACAGTCGCGCCATTCACCATTGGTTCGATGAGATCCTGGGCAAATCCGCACCGCAAGAGCCTTCATCCGATCCGCATCGATGGTCGATGGCCCACTACGAACGATCCAGTATCAGCCCATGGTTGGAGGCCTTGTTCGGAGAACAGGAAGGAATCAAACTGGCACTGTGCGCCAATCTTCCCTATTACGGTGATGATCCGGACCGGCTCAGTCTGAAATTTTTCGCCACCGCACAAGGATCATTTTATCGCGGCAACTATTATATCAAAGGGGGTTCCGGTCAATTAAGTCAAGCTTTGGCCCGAATCATCCGCACCCACGGCGGAGAGGTGCGCTGCGGTCAGGTGGTCAATCGGATTCTCATCAAGAAAGGGCGCGTGACGGGGGTGACGTGCGCCTCACGGAATGGCACCTCCGCATGCGAAGTCTCAGCCCCCATGGTCTTTGCCAACGCCGCTCCCATGGTCACCGCCGAAATGCTGCCTCCCCAGGAGCGTCGGCTTTTCCGAGCCAACTACGCCGGGTTGGAACCAGCCACCTCTTTGTGGTGCATCTACCTTGGGGTGAAGACACAACCTCAGAATTATGGATTGATTCACCACTCCACTTTTCTATTTCCCGACTGGATGCATACTCTGGGACACTATCGGGAAGCGGCGGGGTTGTTGGCCGAAAGCCCGCAAAACATCATTCCACCCTATGTGGTGGCCAATTATGCCGCTATCGACTCGGGACTCGCCACCAACGGCATGAACCTGATCGTCCTGACCGGTCTGGACCGGCTGGCCAACTGGGATATTCTGGACAAACGCGCCTATGCCCAAAAGAAAAAAGCCTGGATGAAAGCCTTGATTCAGGATTTTTCCAGCCGGTTCCCTGGCATCGAGTCAAAAATCGTGGTGAGCGAAATGGCAACAGCCCGAACCATGGCCCGCTATCTGAACACCCCAGGAGGCTCGGTTTATGGTTTTGCCCAGACCCCGATGCAGGCGGGTCGCCACAGACCCGGAGCCAAAACACCCGTGCCGGGACTTTGGTTGGCTTCCGCCTTTTCCAGGCCGGGCGGAGGATTCACAGGCACCATGCTGGCAGGTCACATGGCCTTTTCCATGGCTTTTCGAGCCACAAACGCGTCGGGGACATGA